The following are encoded in a window of Urocitellus parryii isolate mUroPar1 chromosome 7, mUroPar1.hap1, whole genome shotgun sequence genomic DNA:
- the Znf7 gene encoding zinc finger protein 7 isoform X5, translating to MDFLKPQGPGSADTSNSEVWSERLPSSPVLRERGSLLQKQCLIQGSVAPKTFTKDTTQESQELGASGLSCQPGKGQRAGAQGMSQQCQVCGRDFGHTPDLAPYQEISVQEKPNCCQECQKQLSGCFQGKLSSNCCGEKPYECEECGKVFRLCSQLNQHQRIHTGEKPFKCVECGKAFRLSSKLIQHQRIHTGEKPYRCEECGKAFGQSSSLIHHQRIHTGERPYGCRECGKAFSQQSQLVRHQRTHTGERPYLCKECGKAFSQSSTLAQHQRMHAGERSQMLRASESPSLVVHQTSHTVEKPFKCNECGKAFRWISRLSQHQLIHTGEKPYKCNKCTKAFGCSSRLIRHQRTHTGEKPFKCDECGKGFVQGSHLIQHQRIHTGEKPYVCHDCGKAFSQSSSLIYHQRIHKGEKPYECLQCGKAFSMSTQLTIHQRVHTGERPYKCTECGKAFSQNSTLFQHQIIHAGVKPYECSECGKAFSRSSYLIEHQRIHTRAQWYYEYGNTLEGSTFVSRKKVNTIKKLHQCGDCEKIFRWRSHLIIHQRIHTGEKPYKCNDCGKAFNRSSRLTQHQKTHM from the coding sequence ATGGACTTTCTGAAGCCTCAGGGTCCTGGCTCTGCAGACACTTCCAATTCTGAGGTCTGGTCAGAGAGACTTCCAAGCAGCCCTGTGCTGAGAGAAAGGGGCTCCCTTCTccagaaacagtgtttgattcaGGGGTCCGTGGCTCCCAAAACCTTCACCAAGGACACTACACAGGAATCCCAGGAGCTGGGGGCCAGTGGCCTCAGCTGTCAGCCTGGTAAAGGTCAGAGAGCTGGTGCTCAAGGGATGTCACAGCAATGCCAGGTGTGCGGCAGAGACTTTGGACACACTCCAGATCTGGCTCCATACCAGGAAATTAGTGTACAGGAGAAGCCTAACTGCTGTCAAGAATGCCAAAAACAATTGTCTGGCTGCTTTCAGGGGAAACTTTCAAGTAACTGCTGTGGAGAGAAGCCATATGAGTGTGAGGAGTGTGGAAAAGTCTTCAGGCTGTGTTCACAGCTTAATCAAcaccagagaatccacactggggAGAAACCATTCAAGTGTGtggaatgtggaaaagccttccgCCTGAGCTCAAAACTAATTCAgcatcagagaattcatactggagagaaaccatacaggtgtgaggaatgtgggaaagcGTTCGGTCAGAGCTCCAGCCTCATCCATCATCAGAGGATCCACACAGGAGAGAGGCCCTATGGCTGCCGGGAGTGTGGGAAGGCTTTCAGCCAGCAGTCTCAACTAGTCAGACACCAGAGAACTCACACCGGAGAGAGACCCTACCTGTGCAAGGAGTGTGGCAAGGCCTTCAGCCAGAGCTCAACTCTAGCTCAGCACCAGAGGATGCACGCCGGGGAGAGATCTCAGATGCTCAGAGCCTCAGAGAGCCCAAGCCTTGTTGTGCATCAGACAAGTCACACTGTGGAAAAGCCCTTTAAGTGCAATGAGTGCGGGAAGGCTTTCCGGTGGATCTCTCGCCTGAGCCAGCACCAGCtgattcacactggagagaagccttataaATGCAATAAGTGCACAAAAGCCTTTGGGTGTAGCTCACGACTCATTCGCCAccagagaactcacactggagaaaagccattcAAATGTGACGAGTGTGGGAAAGGCTTTGTTCAGGGCTCACACCTCATCCAGCATCAGCGGATCCACACGGGAGAGAAGCCCTACGTGTGCCATGACTGTGGGAAAGCATTCAGCCAGAGCTCCAGCCTCATCTACCATCAGAGGATCCACAagggagagaagccctatgagtgcctccagtgtgggaaggccttcagtATGAGCACGCAGCTCACCATCCACCAGAGGGTGCACACCGGGGAGAGGCCCTACAAGTGCAccgaatgtgggaaagccttcagtcagAACTCAACCCTCTTCCAACACCAGATAATTCATGCAGGAGTGAAGCCCTACGAGTGTAGCGAATGTGGAAAGGCCTTCAGTCGGAGCTCTTATCTTATCGAACACCAGAGAATACACACTAGAGCCCAATGGTACTATGAATATGGGAACACCCTGGAAGGTTCCACCTTCGTGAGCCGTAAAAAGGTTAACACCATAAAGAAACTGCACCAGTGTGGTGACTGTGAGAAGATATTCAGGTGGCGCTCACATCTGATCATACACCagaggattcatactggagagaagccttacaagtGCAACgactgtggcaaagcttttaaccGTAGCTCGAGGCTTACACAACATCAGAAAACACACATGTGA
- the Znf7 gene encoding zinc finger protein 7 isoform X4, producing the protein MEAVTFGDVAVHFSREEWQCLDSGQKALYREVMLENHSSVAGLAGFLVFKPELISRLEQGQEPWVIDLQGVEGTEAPWTSQTDSTVRLAHEQGDMDFLKPQGPGSADTSNSEVWSERLPSSPVLRERGSLLQKQCLIQGSVAPKTFTKDTTQESQELGASGLSCQPGKGQRAGAQGMSQQCQVCGRDFGHTPDLAPYQEISVQEKPNCCQECQKQLSGCFQGKLSSNCCGEKPYECEECGKVFRLCSQLNQHQRIHTGEKPFKCVECGKAFRLSSKLIQHQRIHTGEKPYRCEECGKAFGQSSSLIHHQRIHTGERPYGCRECGKAFSQQSQLVRHQRTHTGERPYLCKECGKAFSQSSTLAQHQRMHAGERSQMLRASESPSLVVHQTSHTVEKPFKCNECGKAFRWISRLSQHQLIHTGEKPYKCNKCTKAFGCSSRLIRHQRTHTGEKPFKCDECGKGFVQGSHLIQHQRIHTGEKPYVCHDCGKAFSQSSSLIYHQRIHKGEKPYECLQCGKAFSMSTQLTIHQRVHTGERPYKCTECGKAFSQNSTLFQHQIIHAGVKPYECSECGKAFSRSSYLIEHQRIHTRAQWYYEYGNTLEGSTFVSRKKVNTIKKLHQCGDCEKIFRWRSHLIIHQRIHTGEKPYKCNDCGKAFNRSSRLTQHQKTHM; encoded by the exons ATG GAGGCGGTGACATTTGGTGACGTGGCTGTGCACTTCTCCCGGGAGGAGTGGCAGTGTTTGGACTCTGGCCAGAAGGCCCTCTACAGGGAGGTGATGCTGGAGAACCACAGCAGCGTGGCCGGACTAG CAGGATTCCTGGTCTTCAAACCTGAGCTGATCTCTCGGTTGGAACAGGGACAAGAGCCATGGGTTATCGACCTGCAGGGAGTTGAGGGGACAGAAGCACCATGGACTTCCCAGACAG ATTCTACTGTTAGGCTTGCACATGAGCAGGGGGACATGGACTTTCTGAAGCCTCAGGGTCCTGGCTCTGCAGACACTTCCAATTCTGAGGTCTGGTCAGAGAGACTTCCAAGCAGCCCTGTGCTGAGAGAAAGGGGCTCCCTTCTccagaaacagtgtttgattcaGGGGTCCGTGGCTCCCAAAACCTTCACCAAGGACACTACACAGGAATCCCAGGAGCTGGGGGCCAGTGGCCTCAGCTGTCAGCCTGGTAAAGGTCAGAGAGCTGGTGCTCAAGGGATGTCACAGCAATGCCAGGTGTGCGGCAGAGACTTTGGACACACTCCAGATCTGGCTCCATACCAGGAAATTAGTGTACAGGAGAAGCCTAACTGCTGTCAAGAATGCCAAAAACAATTGTCTGGCTGCTTTCAGGGGAAACTTTCAAGTAACTGCTGTGGAGAGAAGCCATATGAGTGTGAGGAGTGTGGAAAAGTCTTCAGGCTGTGTTCACAGCTTAATCAAcaccagagaatccacactggggAGAAACCATTCAAGTGTGtggaatgtggaaaagccttccgCCTGAGCTCAAAACTAATTCAgcatcagagaattcatactggagagaaaccatacaggtgtgaggaatgtgggaaagcGTTCGGTCAGAGCTCCAGCCTCATCCATCATCAGAGGATCCACACAGGAGAGAGGCCCTATGGCTGCCGGGAGTGTGGGAAGGCTTTCAGCCAGCAGTCTCAACTAGTCAGACACCAGAGAACTCACACCGGAGAGAGACCCTACCTGTGCAAGGAGTGTGGCAAGGCCTTCAGCCAGAGCTCAACTCTAGCTCAGCACCAGAGGATGCACGCCGGGGAGAGATCTCAGATGCTCAGAGCCTCAGAGAGCCCAAGCCTTGTTGTGCATCAGACAAGTCACACTGTGGAAAAGCCCTTTAAGTGCAATGAGTGCGGGAAGGCTTTCCGGTGGATCTCTCGCCTGAGCCAGCACCAGCtgattcacactggagagaagccttataaATGCAATAAGTGCACAAAAGCCTTTGGGTGTAGCTCACGACTCATTCGCCAccagagaactcacactggagaaaagccattcAAATGTGACGAGTGTGGGAAAGGCTTTGTTCAGGGCTCACACCTCATCCAGCATCAGCGGATCCACACGGGAGAGAAGCCCTACGTGTGCCATGACTGTGGGAAAGCATTCAGCCAGAGCTCCAGCCTCATCTACCATCAGAGGATCCACAagggagagaagccctatgagtgcctccagtgtgggaaggccttcagtATGAGCACGCAGCTCACCATCCACCAGAGGGTGCACACCGGGGAGAGGCCCTACAAGTGCAccgaatgtgggaaagccttcagtcagAACTCAACCCTCTTCCAACACCAGATAATTCATGCAGGAGTGAAGCCCTACGAGTGTAGCGAATGTGGAAAGGCCTTCAGTCGGAGCTCTTATCTTATCGAACACCAGAGAATACACACTAGAGCCCAATGGTACTATGAATATGGGAACACCCTGGAAGGTTCCACCTTCGTGAGCCGTAAAAAGGTTAACACCATAAAGAAACTGCACCAGTGTGGTGACTGTGAGAAGATATTCAGGTGGCGCTCACATCTGATCATACACCagaggattcatactggagagaagccttacaagtGCAACgactgtggcaaagcttttaaccGTAGCTCGAGGCTTACACAACATCAGAAAACACACATGTGA
- the Znf7 gene encoding zinc finger protein 7 isoform X1: MPCKNGAGTQGSLGCWCLSFQEAVTFGDVAVHFSREEWQCLDSGQKALYREVMLENHSSVAGLAGFLVFKPELISRLEQGQEPWVIDLQGVEGTEAPWTSQTDSTVRLAHEQGDMDFLKPQGPGSADTSNSEVWSERLPSSPVLRERGSLLQKQCLIQGSVAPKTFTKDTTQESQELGASGLSCQPGKGQRAGAQGMSQQCQVCGRDFGHTPDLAPYQEISVQEKPNCCQECQKQLSGCFQGKLSSNCCGEKPYECEECGKVFRLCSQLNQHQRIHTGEKPFKCVECGKAFRLSSKLIQHQRIHTGEKPYRCEECGKAFGQSSSLIHHQRIHTGERPYGCRECGKAFSQQSQLVRHQRTHTGERPYLCKECGKAFSQSSTLAQHQRMHAGERSQMLRASESPSLVVHQTSHTVEKPFKCNECGKAFRWISRLSQHQLIHTGEKPYKCNKCTKAFGCSSRLIRHQRTHTGEKPFKCDECGKGFVQGSHLIQHQRIHTGEKPYVCHDCGKAFSQSSSLIYHQRIHKGEKPYECLQCGKAFSMSTQLTIHQRVHTGERPYKCTECGKAFSQNSTLFQHQIIHAGVKPYECSECGKAFSRSSYLIEHQRIHTRAQWYYEYGNTLEGSTFVSRKKVNTIKKLHQCGDCEKIFRWRSHLIIHQRIHTGEKPYKCNDCGKAFNRSSRLTQHQKTHM, from the exons ATGCCGTGCAAGAATGGGGCTGGCACCCAGGGATCCCTGGGGTGCTGGTGTTTGTCCTTTCAGGAGGCGGTGACATTTGGTGACGTGGCTGTGCACTTCTCCCGGGAGGAGTGGCAGTGTTTGGACTCTGGCCAGAAGGCCCTCTACAGGGAGGTGATGCTGGAGAACCACAGCAGCGTGGCCGGACTAG CAGGATTCCTGGTCTTCAAACCTGAGCTGATCTCTCGGTTGGAACAGGGACAAGAGCCATGGGTTATCGACCTGCAGGGAGTTGAGGGGACAGAAGCACCATGGACTTCCCAGACAG ATTCTACTGTTAGGCTTGCACATGAGCAGGGGGACATGGACTTTCTGAAGCCTCAGGGTCCTGGCTCTGCAGACACTTCCAATTCTGAGGTCTGGTCAGAGAGACTTCCAAGCAGCCCTGTGCTGAGAGAAAGGGGCTCCCTTCTccagaaacagtgtttgattcaGGGGTCCGTGGCTCCCAAAACCTTCACCAAGGACACTACACAGGAATCCCAGGAGCTGGGGGCCAGTGGCCTCAGCTGTCAGCCTGGTAAAGGTCAGAGAGCTGGTGCTCAAGGGATGTCACAGCAATGCCAGGTGTGCGGCAGAGACTTTGGACACACTCCAGATCTGGCTCCATACCAGGAAATTAGTGTACAGGAGAAGCCTAACTGCTGTCAAGAATGCCAAAAACAATTGTCTGGCTGCTTTCAGGGGAAACTTTCAAGTAACTGCTGTGGAGAGAAGCCATATGAGTGTGAGGAGTGTGGAAAAGTCTTCAGGCTGTGTTCACAGCTTAATCAAcaccagagaatccacactggggAGAAACCATTCAAGTGTGtggaatgtggaaaagccttccgCCTGAGCTCAAAACTAATTCAgcatcagagaattcatactggagagaaaccatacaggtgtgaggaatgtgggaaagcGTTCGGTCAGAGCTCCAGCCTCATCCATCATCAGAGGATCCACACAGGAGAGAGGCCCTATGGCTGCCGGGAGTGTGGGAAGGCTTTCAGCCAGCAGTCTCAACTAGTCAGACACCAGAGAACTCACACCGGAGAGAGACCCTACCTGTGCAAGGAGTGTGGCAAGGCCTTCAGCCAGAGCTCAACTCTAGCTCAGCACCAGAGGATGCACGCCGGGGAGAGATCTCAGATGCTCAGAGCCTCAGAGAGCCCAAGCCTTGTTGTGCATCAGACAAGTCACACTGTGGAAAAGCCCTTTAAGTGCAATGAGTGCGGGAAGGCTTTCCGGTGGATCTCTCGCCTGAGCCAGCACCAGCtgattcacactggagagaagccttataaATGCAATAAGTGCACAAAAGCCTTTGGGTGTAGCTCACGACTCATTCGCCAccagagaactcacactggagaaaagccattcAAATGTGACGAGTGTGGGAAAGGCTTTGTTCAGGGCTCACACCTCATCCAGCATCAGCGGATCCACACGGGAGAGAAGCCCTACGTGTGCCATGACTGTGGGAAAGCATTCAGCCAGAGCTCCAGCCTCATCTACCATCAGAGGATCCACAagggagagaagccctatgagtgcctccagtgtgggaaggccttcagtATGAGCACGCAGCTCACCATCCACCAGAGGGTGCACACCGGGGAGAGGCCCTACAAGTGCAccgaatgtgggaaagccttcagtcagAACTCAACCCTCTTCCAACACCAGATAATTCATGCAGGAGTGAAGCCCTACGAGTGTAGCGAATGTGGAAAGGCCTTCAGTCGGAGCTCTTATCTTATCGAACACCAGAGAATACACACTAGAGCCCAATGGTACTATGAATATGGGAACACCCTGGAAGGTTCCACCTTCGTGAGCCGTAAAAAGGTTAACACCATAAAGAAACTGCACCAGTGTGGTGACTGTGAGAAGATATTCAGGTGGCGCTCACATCTGATCATACACCagaggattcatactggagagaagccttacaagtGCAACgactgtggcaaagcttttaaccGTAGCTCGAGGCTTACACAACATCAGAAAACACACATGTGA
- the Znf7 gene encoding zinc finger protein 7 isoform X3, protein MGSLGCWCLSFQEAVTFGDVAVHFSREEWQCLDSGQKALYREVMLENHSSVAGLAGFLVFKPELISRLEQGQEPWVIDLQGVEGTEAPWTSQTDSTVRLAHEQGDMDFLKPQGPGSADTSNSEVWSERLPSSPVLRERGSLLQKQCLIQGSVAPKTFTKDTTQESQELGASGLSCQPGKGQRAGAQGMSQQCQVCGRDFGHTPDLAPYQEISVQEKPNCCQECQKQLSGCFQGKLSSNCCGEKPYECEECGKVFRLCSQLNQHQRIHTGEKPFKCVECGKAFRLSSKLIQHQRIHTGEKPYRCEECGKAFGQSSSLIHHQRIHTGERPYGCRECGKAFSQQSQLVRHQRTHTGERPYLCKECGKAFSQSSTLAQHQRMHAGERSQMLRASESPSLVVHQTSHTVEKPFKCNECGKAFRWISRLSQHQLIHTGEKPYKCNKCTKAFGCSSRLIRHQRTHTGEKPFKCDECGKGFVQGSHLIQHQRIHTGEKPYVCHDCGKAFSQSSSLIYHQRIHKGEKPYECLQCGKAFSMSTQLTIHQRVHTGERPYKCTECGKAFSQNSTLFQHQIIHAGVKPYECSECGKAFSRSSYLIEHQRIHTRAQWYYEYGNTLEGSTFVSRKKVNTIKKLHQCGDCEKIFRWRSHLIIHQRIHTGEKPYKCNDCGKAFNRSSRLTQHQKTHM, encoded by the exons ATG GGATCCCTGGGGTGCTGGTGTTTGTCCTTTCAGGAGGCGGTGACATTTGGTGACGTGGCTGTGCACTTCTCCCGGGAGGAGTGGCAGTGTTTGGACTCTGGCCAGAAGGCCCTCTACAGGGAGGTGATGCTGGAGAACCACAGCAGCGTGGCCGGACTAG CAGGATTCCTGGTCTTCAAACCTGAGCTGATCTCTCGGTTGGAACAGGGACAAGAGCCATGGGTTATCGACCTGCAGGGAGTTGAGGGGACAGAAGCACCATGGACTTCCCAGACAG ATTCTACTGTTAGGCTTGCACATGAGCAGGGGGACATGGACTTTCTGAAGCCTCAGGGTCCTGGCTCTGCAGACACTTCCAATTCTGAGGTCTGGTCAGAGAGACTTCCAAGCAGCCCTGTGCTGAGAGAAAGGGGCTCCCTTCTccagaaacagtgtttgattcaGGGGTCCGTGGCTCCCAAAACCTTCACCAAGGACACTACACAGGAATCCCAGGAGCTGGGGGCCAGTGGCCTCAGCTGTCAGCCTGGTAAAGGTCAGAGAGCTGGTGCTCAAGGGATGTCACAGCAATGCCAGGTGTGCGGCAGAGACTTTGGACACACTCCAGATCTGGCTCCATACCAGGAAATTAGTGTACAGGAGAAGCCTAACTGCTGTCAAGAATGCCAAAAACAATTGTCTGGCTGCTTTCAGGGGAAACTTTCAAGTAACTGCTGTGGAGAGAAGCCATATGAGTGTGAGGAGTGTGGAAAAGTCTTCAGGCTGTGTTCACAGCTTAATCAAcaccagagaatccacactggggAGAAACCATTCAAGTGTGtggaatgtggaaaagccttccgCCTGAGCTCAAAACTAATTCAgcatcagagaattcatactggagagaaaccatacaggtgtgaggaatgtgggaaagcGTTCGGTCAGAGCTCCAGCCTCATCCATCATCAGAGGATCCACACAGGAGAGAGGCCCTATGGCTGCCGGGAGTGTGGGAAGGCTTTCAGCCAGCAGTCTCAACTAGTCAGACACCAGAGAACTCACACCGGAGAGAGACCCTACCTGTGCAAGGAGTGTGGCAAGGCCTTCAGCCAGAGCTCAACTCTAGCTCAGCACCAGAGGATGCACGCCGGGGAGAGATCTCAGATGCTCAGAGCCTCAGAGAGCCCAAGCCTTGTTGTGCATCAGACAAGTCACACTGTGGAAAAGCCCTTTAAGTGCAATGAGTGCGGGAAGGCTTTCCGGTGGATCTCTCGCCTGAGCCAGCACCAGCtgattcacactggagagaagccttataaATGCAATAAGTGCACAAAAGCCTTTGGGTGTAGCTCACGACTCATTCGCCAccagagaactcacactggagaaaagccattcAAATGTGACGAGTGTGGGAAAGGCTTTGTTCAGGGCTCACACCTCATCCAGCATCAGCGGATCCACACGGGAGAGAAGCCCTACGTGTGCCATGACTGTGGGAAAGCATTCAGCCAGAGCTCCAGCCTCATCTACCATCAGAGGATCCACAagggagagaagccctatgagtgcctccagtgtgggaaggccttcagtATGAGCACGCAGCTCACCATCCACCAGAGGGTGCACACCGGGGAGAGGCCCTACAAGTGCAccgaatgtgggaaagccttcagtcagAACTCAACCCTCTTCCAACACCAGATAATTCATGCAGGAGTGAAGCCCTACGAGTGTAGCGAATGTGGAAAGGCCTTCAGTCGGAGCTCTTATCTTATCGAACACCAGAGAATACACACTAGAGCCCAATGGTACTATGAATATGGGAACACCCTGGAAGGTTCCACCTTCGTGAGCCGTAAAAAGGTTAACACCATAAAGAAACTGCACCAGTGTGGTGACTGTGAGAAGATATTCAGGTGGCGCTCACATCTGATCATACACCagaggattcatactggagagaagccttacaagtGCAACgactgtggcaaagcttttaaccGTAGCTCGAGGCTTACACAACATCAGAAAACACACATGTGA
- the Znf7 gene encoding zinc finger protein 7 isoform X2 — MPCKNGAGTQGSLGCWCLSFQEAVTFGDVAVHFSREEWQCLDSGQKALYREVMLENHSSVAGLGFLVFKPELISRLEQGQEPWVIDLQGVEGTEAPWTSQTDSTVRLAHEQGDMDFLKPQGPGSADTSNSEVWSERLPSSPVLRERGSLLQKQCLIQGSVAPKTFTKDTTQESQELGASGLSCQPGKGQRAGAQGMSQQCQVCGRDFGHTPDLAPYQEISVQEKPNCCQECQKQLSGCFQGKLSSNCCGEKPYECEECGKVFRLCSQLNQHQRIHTGEKPFKCVECGKAFRLSSKLIQHQRIHTGEKPYRCEECGKAFGQSSSLIHHQRIHTGERPYGCRECGKAFSQQSQLVRHQRTHTGERPYLCKECGKAFSQSSTLAQHQRMHAGERSQMLRASESPSLVVHQTSHTVEKPFKCNECGKAFRWISRLSQHQLIHTGEKPYKCNKCTKAFGCSSRLIRHQRTHTGEKPFKCDECGKGFVQGSHLIQHQRIHTGEKPYVCHDCGKAFSQSSSLIYHQRIHKGEKPYECLQCGKAFSMSTQLTIHQRVHTGERPYKCTECGKAFSQNSTLFQHQIIHAGVKPYECSECGKAFSRSSYLIEHQRIHTRAQWYYEYGNTLEGSTFVSRKKVNTIKKLHQCGDCEKIFRWRSHLIIHQRIHTGEKPYKCNDCGKAFNRSSRLTQHQKTHM, encoded by the exons ATGCCGTGCAAGAATGGGGCTGGCACCCAGGGATCCCTGGGGTGCTGGTGTTTGTCCTTTCAGGAGGCGGTGACATTTGGTGACGTGGCTGTGCACTTCTCCCGGGAGGAGTGGCAGTGTTTGGACTCTGGCCAGAAGGCCCTCTACAGGGAGGTGATGCTGGAGAACCACAGCAGCGTGGCCGGACTAG GATTCCTGGTCTTCAAACCTGAGCTGATCTCTCGGTTGGAACAGGGACAAGAGCCATGGGTTATCGACCTGCAGGGAGTTGAGGGGACAGAAGCACCATGGACTTCCCAGACAG ATTCTACTGTTAGGCTTGCACATGAGCAGGGGGACATGGACTTTCTGAAGCCTCAGGGTCCTGGCTCTGCAGACACTTCCAATTCTGAGGTCTGGTCAGAGAGACTTCCAAGCAGCCCTGTGCTGAGAGAAAGGGGCTCCCTTCTccagaaacagtgtttgattcaGGGGTCCGTGGCTCCCAAAACCTTCACCAAGGACACTACACAGGAATCCCAGGAGCTGGGGGCCAGTGGCCTCAGCTGTCAGCCTGGTAAAGGTCAGAGAGCTGGTGCTCAAGGGATGTCACAGCAATGCCAGGTGTGCGGCAGAGACTTTGGACACACTCCAGATCTGGCTCCATACCAGGAAATTAGTGTACAGGAGAAGCCTAACTGCTGTCAAGAATGCCAAAAACAATTGTCTGGCTGCTTTCAGGGGAAACTTTCAAGTAACTGCTGTGGAGAGAAGCCATATGAGTGTGAGGAGTGTGGAAAAGTCTTCAGGCTGTGTTCACAGCTTAATCAAcaccagagaatccacactggggAGAAACCATTCAAGTGTGtggaatgtggaaaagccttccgCCTGAGCTCAAAACTAATTCAgcatcagagaattcatactggagagaaaccatacaggtgtgaggaatgtgggaaagcGTTCGGTCAGAGCTCCAGCCTCATCCATCATCAGAGGATCCACACAGGAGAGAGGCCCTATGGCTGCCGGGAGTGTGGGAAGGCTTTCAGCCAGCAGTCTCAACTAGTCAGACACCAGAGAACTCACACCGGAGAGAGACCCTACCTGTGCAAGGAGTGTGGCAAGGCCTTCAGCCAGAGCTCAACTCTAGCTCAGCACCAGAGGATGCACGCCGGGGAGAGATCTCAGATGCTCAGAGCCTCAGAGAGCCCAAGCCTTGTTGTGCATCAGACAAGTCACACTGTGGAAAAGCCCTTTAAGTGCAATGAGTGCGGGAAGGCTTTCCGGTGGATCTCTCGCCTGAGCCAGCACCAGCtgattcacactggagagaagccttataaATGCAATAAGTGCACAAAAGCCTTTGGGTGTAGCTCACGACTCATTCGCCAccagagaactcacactggagaaaagccattcAAATGTGACGAGTGTGGGAAAGGCTTTGTTCAGGGCTCACACCTCATCCAGCATCAGCGGATCCACACGGGAGAGAAGCCCTACGTGTGCCATGACTGTGGGAAAGCATTCAGCCAGAGCTCCAGCCTCATCTACCATCAGAGGATCCACAagggagagaagccctatgagtgcctccagtgtgggaaggccttcagtATGAGCACGCAGCTCACCATCCACCAGAGGGTGCACACCGGGGAGAGGCCCTACAAGTGCAccgaatgtgggaaagccttcagtcagAACTCAACCCTCTTCCAACACCAGATAATTCATGCAGGAGTGAAGCCCTACGAGTGTAGCGAATGTGGAAAGGCCTTCAGTCGGAGCTCTTATCTTATCGAACACCAGAGAATACACACTAGAGCCCAATGGTACTATGAATATGGGAACACCCTGGAAGGTTCCACCTTCGTGAGCCGTAAAAAGGTTAACACCATAAAGAAACTGCACCAGTGTGGTGACTGTGAGAAGATATTCAGGTGGCGCTCACATCTGATCATACACCagaggattcatactggagagaagccttacaagtGCAACgactgtggcaaagcttttaaccGTAGCTCGAGGCTTACACAACATCAGAAAACACACATGTGA